Genomic segment of Veillonella parvula DSM 2008:
GGCTTCCTCGTGCGTCGCCATCCGCATGCCATACTGCTTAGCACGCTCCACTAACGAACCATTCAAATGAACTAAATACGCTTGTGAATACGTAAAATTCGCATCATTTTTTCGCTCACCACCAGGGGCCGGCAAGGTTGGCCACTTCACTACAGAATTTGTGGTAAAGGAAAAACCATTACTTTCATCATAAAACACATACACATTTCGCTGGAATGGCTTCTCCTTCTCTACCACAGACGACTGGAGAACAAGATTCGGATGCACAACCGAAAACTCCTTCTCCACACTAGACTTGATATCCTCTGGTGTAGCAGGATCACCATTCTCCGTCGTCCAAATGAAAGAACAACCACTCAACACAACACTACAAACACACACCAAAACCAACAACACAAACCTAACAAACAAAGGCATACACAACCACACCTCTCTCCAAATATTCCATGTGTATCAAATATGTAGCCACAATTATTGATAAAATCAGCTGATTGTTGATACTCTACTTCACTGCCTTTTCCCAATCAGGGGCCTCGCCCCATGCGAAAGGAAAAGGGTTTTTGTTGTTAATGGTCGAGGCAACTAGTTAATAGAAAACATAGGTATGGATGGGACGAATTCACATTTAACGTTATAAAAAGGGATTCCCTTATTGATGAGCGACTTAGCTCGCTTTGGAGCGAAGAGATAAGGGAATCCCTTTTTTAACAATCTAGCATATTTGTATTCGGGCCCCATCCATACTATTTTCGGTTATTCGCCATTAACAACAATCACTTAACTAGCGCATCCAATCTATTCATACGAAAATCTTCTATCACATTCATAAATTTTTTATTATGTATCGGGTTTTCGCTCATTCCGAATAGATGGCTGTTGCATTCACAATCGCTGCACCCAAAGTTCGGTACATTCCATTCCGCAATAGCTCGCACCGCATCAGCGAGAGCACATTCTACGTCAATTTTAGTTAAATCTACATCTGCGCTTTCACGAACAGCCGAGTCATCATCAGAAAATTTACCTTTACGCCGTTCCTGAGCGGAAATTGTCATAGCCTGCGGCCGTCCACTAGTACGAATCGGCAAACCCGCTATCATTTCGCAGTAACCTCGGAAGTAATCTAAATGCCAGTGCATTTTCTTCCGTTTTCGTTTATGACGTTCAATGCGTTTCGTCAAATTTGCCTTCGCAGAACCAACGTACATATAGTAACCAGATTTGAAATGCATCATCCCTTTAGAACCGATTTCGAGATCTAGATCGTGATCGAGGTGCATGACCATCACATACACGCCACTATCATGAGCCTCTGTATCGAGGACGCTACTCGGATAGGAACATTCATGTGTCACCGTAGGCATGGTGAAAGTTTCATCCCAAGCCACAGCAACGGCTTTCCAATCTAAAAAAGGTGCTACCTCTTTAAAGGTACGGGCAAATTCCAAGTCCGTATGATAATCTGGCAAGAACCACTGCGCTTGGTCCCATT
This window contains:
- the sfsA gene encoding DNA/RNA nuclease SfsA — its product is MKVLYDTILKATYIGRPNRFVVTLDLNGESILAHLPNPGRMWELLFTGVTMYIVPHDKPDAKTKYRVIGIERDGVVIMLDTNYSNDVAQHLIENKLIPGWEEWRVVRREYTVKLHGTSSRFDLLLTNDKGDEFLLEVKSCTLFSKTGAMFPDAITERGRKHLLHLKELQNEGYHTGVLFLVQWDQAQWFLPDYHTDLEFARTFKEVAPFLDWKAVAVAWDETFTMPTVTHECSYPSSVLDTEAHDSGVYVMVMHLDHDLDLEIGSKGMMHFKSGYYMYVGSAKANLTKRIERHKRKRKKMHWHLDYFRGYCEMIAGLPIRTSGRPQAMTISAQERRKGKFSDDDSAVRESADVDLTKIDVECALADAVRAIAEWNVPNFGCSDCECNSHLFGMSENPIHNKKFMNVIEDFRMNRLDALVK